CCTCGGTGAGCGAATCAGGCGCAGGCAGGCCGGGATCGGCGAGGTGCTCGGCGCCTTCGACGCCGCGCTCCGCTACCGTTTCGGGCGCCTCGAGTTCGAGCACCTCATCGTCCGGGCCGCGAGTTATCTGCGGGGCGAATCGCTGCGTGACCTCGACGAGGTGGGTGAGCGGTTGTTCGTCGAACGTGTTGCCGTGCGGATGTATTCGCACATGCGCGACATCGTCGAAGCACATCAGCAACGCGGCCACACCGTGGTGCTGAGTTCGTCGGCGCTGTCCATGCAGGTGCTGCCGGTCGCGCGTTTTCTGGGCATTCGCAACGTGCAATGCAACCATTTCGAACTCGACGAGCGCGGACGGCTGACCGGCGATATCGTCAGGCCGATCGTCTGGGGCACATCCAAAGCATCTGCCGTACAACAGTTCTGCATCGACAACGGCGTCGCGCTGCAGCGCAGTTATTTTTACGCCGACGGCGACGAGGATGCCGCGGCCATGTCGGTGGTGGGTTTTCCGCGACCGGTCAACCCGCGTTCGGGCCTGGCCGCCGCGGCGGCGGTGCACGGCTGGCCGGTGATGTGCCTGGCGTCGGTGCGTCGCCGCCGGCCGAGGCGGGCCCTGCGCTACCTGGCGAACCACGTTCGCCGCGACGCCCGCCGGGACGCCGACTAGGGCGTCAGCAGCACCTTGACATCGTCGCCGGACCGTGCCTGCGCGGTGGCATAGCCCTTGGCCGCTTCGTGCAACGGCAACGACGTGGTGAAGATGCCGTCGACGTTGAGCCGCCCGGACTGCAACAGCGGAATCAGCTCGGGCCAGGTGCGCTGCACCGGCGCCGTGGTCATCCGCAGGGTAATGCTGCGAATCAAGCAACCCAGTGCGTTGAGCGGAAACGGGTTCAAGTCGTGCACCCCGACCACCGAAACGGTGCCGCCAGGCCGTACTGCGTTGAGCGCATCCGTCAGCGAGGCGTCCGTGGCGACTGCGTCGATCACGGCGTCGGCGCCGCGGCCGCCGGTCGCGGCCAGGATCGCCTCTACCGCCGGCGCTTTGATCGGCGCGGCCCCCCATCCCGCGGCGCGGTGCAACCGGCCGTCCACCTGGTCAACAGCGAAAACTGTTGCAGCGCCTTGAAACAGAGCGCTACGCAGGGCACACAAACCGACCGCGCCCAGACCGAACACCGCCACGGTTCCACCCAGCGGAATGTCGGCGCGCTGGGCCGCCGCCCAGCCGGTGGGCAGGTTGTCGGTGAGCAGCAGGGCCTGCTCGGTGGTGATCCCCTCGGGCACCTTCAACAGCTGGAAATCCGCGGCCGGGACGGCGAGCAGGTCGGCCTGCGCGCCGCCGAGCAGGCCGCCACCGAAGATCTGAAAGCCGGCGTAACACAGGACCGGATCGCGGGTGGCGCATCCCGGGCAACTGCCGCATCCGGTCACCGACGACACCATCACCTGATCTCCGGGTTGGACCGTGCGTACGTCGGGGCCGACGTCCACGACCGTTCCGATTGCTTCGTGCCCCAACGCGATCGGGTCGGGCATCGGGAAGTCGGCTTCGTAGAAATGCAGATCGGATCCGCAGATGCCGGCGGCGGCGACTTCGACGATCGCTCCGCCGACACCGGGCACGGCCGGATCCGGGCGGGTGTCGATCCGGATATTGCGGGGGCCGTCGACGACTACCGTACGCATGGCGGGGTGCTCACTTCCTGACTACGAATTACGGTGCCGCACAACTAATTGGGACCAGTCCGGCTCACGGACCGCGGCCCAGTACTCGTTGAGCCGCCACGGGCTGACGGTGTGGATTTCCCCGTCTGCGTTCTTGAAGTAGGAGTGCTTGACCGCGGGGTGTGACCACACCATTTTCTTGATCTGTTGCTGCGTTCGCCGATGCCAATCTTTGGCCGCCTCGGCCGTGGATTCGATCGAGTGCACGCCGGGTTCGGCCAGCCGCTTCAGGCACTGATCGATGTAGCGCATCTGCAGCTCGGACTGGAAGATCAGGCTGCCGCCGTGGGCGAGGTGGGTCCCGGGCCCGTAGATGATGAAGAAGTTGGGGAAGTCTGGAACCATGATGCCCAGGTAGGCGTACGGTCGGCTCCCCCACATTTCGTGCAGGTCAATTCCGTTGCGGCCGACCACTTTCAGCGGCCACAGCACGTCAGTGTGTCGGAATCCGGTGGCGTAGACGAGGACGTCGGCGTCGTGCGCGACGCCGTCGTCGGTCACCACTGCGTGCGCCGTGATCTTCCGGATCGGGGTGCGGACGAGGTCGACGTTGTCACGCTGCAGCGTTTGTAGCCAGCTGCCGTTGTCCTGCAGGGTCCGTTTGCCGCAGGCGGGATAGTCGGGCATCACCTTGGCCAACAGCTCCTCGTCGTCGCCGACCTGGCTGGTGATCCATTGCGAGAACATCATTGCCGCGGCGGCGTTGATGTCGCTGACCGCCGCCTGTTGATCGGCATAGTTGGGGTCGGCCTCCGCCGCGTCCAGACCCTTGTCCGAGCCGGGCCACAGGACCAGAAAGCGGTACCAACGTCCGTAGCACGGCAGGTGCCGCATTGCCCAACGCACGCCGTCGCCGACCTGGTCGTGGTACATCGCGTTCGGGAACATCCACTGCGCGGTCCGCTGGAACACGGTCAGCTGCGCGACGTCGCCGGCGATTGCCGGCGCGATCTGAAAGCCGCTGGCGCCGGCACCGATGAGTGCAACCCGCTTACCGCTAATGTCGACCGAATGATCCCAGGCGGCGGAGTGGAACGATGGGCCGGCGAAGCTTGCTGCACCGTCGAATTCGGGGATCTGCGGTCGGTTGAGCTGGCCGACGGCGGTGATCAGGGCTCGTGCCCGTAGTTCGGTGATCTGCCCGTCGGCGCCACGCACCGCGACGGCCCAGGTGCCGTCGTCGTCGTCCCATTCGGCGGCCAAAACCTCGGTTTTCCAACGGATGTGCTCGGTCAAGTCGTGTTTTTTCATCACGTCGGTGAAGTAGCGCTGCAGCTCATCGCGCTCGGCGAAGAAATGAGACCAGTCGTTGTTCGGTTCGAAGCTGTAGCAATAGAAGTGGTTCGCCACATCGACGCGGGCCCCGGGATAGCTGTTCTCCCACCAGGTTCCGCCTGGGCCGGCGTTCTTTTCGACGATCGTGAACGGGATGTTGGCCTGTTTGAGCCGAATGCCGGCCAGCAGACCGGATTCGCCGCATCCGACAACGAGCACCGGGAGGTCGGCCGCCTGCTCGGCGGGTATCGGCGCCGGCCGGCGGGGGTCGAGGCCGTCCAGGTCGAGTTCTTCGGAGACCAGCGGCAGGTAGTCGTCGGGCACGTGTTCGCAGGCCGCCCAGTCCAGCATTTCCCGGATCAGGTCCGAGCTCAGGGGTGCGGGCTCGGGGCAGCCACGGTCGCGGTAGTCGGTGATCACGGTGAGCGCCTCGGCGCGGGCGCGGGCCTTGTCCTCTTCGGACATGAACCCTTGCACCTCGTTGAGGAAGATGCCCATTTGCTTGTACTCACGGATGAAGCGCGGGTCGCCGGTGATGTGCACGAGCGACAGCAGCAGCGTCGGGATGCTGAGGTCCTCCAGCGCCATCGCGATTTCCGGGGTCGGCGTGGTGAAAGGGCGGCCGGAGTAGGGGCTGCGCATCGAGCCGATCCTTTCGACGGGGAAAGCCGATTACGCTACTTGCCGTTTCGTAATTGGCAGCACTACGCTACCCGCTGCCGACTGGGCCGATCAAGGGCCGTCATCGCATAGCAACGTCTCTGGGTGATGAAACGTGTTGGTGCGCGGTTGACCTCGCTCCTGGTGTGGCGGAGGGATCCATTCGATGTCGCCGTTGGTGCGTTTGCGGGTCGTCCAACCGCCGGGCTTTATCAGCCGATGGTGTGGCCCGCACGCGAACGTCAGGTTGTCCATGCCGGTTGTCCGGCAGACGGCGTAATCGTCGACATGGTGAACTTCGCAGAGATACCCGGGGACCTCGCAGCCGGGCGCCGAACAACCACGGTCCTTGGCGTGCAGGACAATTCGTTGTCCCGGTGAGGCCAGCCGTTTGGTGTGATAGAGGCCGATCGCGCGGCCGTCGTCGAAGATCGTTAGGTAGTGGTGCGCGTGGCGGGCCATCCGGATGACATCGCTCATGGGCAGCAGCGTGCCGCCCGCCGTTAGCGCCTTGCCGCTGGAGGATTCCAATTCGCGCAGCGTGGTGCTCACGATAATGGTTGCCAGAAGCCCGTTGTGCTGGCCGAGTTCCCCGCTAGCCAGCACCGCGCGCAGCGCGGCGTTGAGCCCGTCGTGGTTGCGTTGGCTCGTCGAGCGGGAGTCCCGTCCGATTGCCTCCTCCCCCGGCGCGCCGTCGACGATGGGCGCGAGGTCCTCGGGATTGCACATCCCGGGCGCGGCCAACTTCGCGAGCACCGCCTCCAACGTGGCGCGCGCTTCCGGGGTGATCCAGCCGCAGAGCCGCGACATCCCGTCGATGTCCTGCTTGCCCAATGTCAATCCGCGCCGGCGGGCGCGATCCGTGTCGGTGAAGATGCCGTCCGGGTTGAGGCAACAGGCCAGTCGGTCCGCCAGCTTGCGCAACTGCTCCGGGCGGAACTCGGTGCCGCGTTGCGCCAATTGCCGTTCGGCGATGGCCTGTGTTTCCACGTCCACCCAGGACGGCAACGCAGCGAAGAACTGGCGAATCACCGCGATCTGGCCGGTTCCGATGGCGCCCTCGCGTTGGGCGGCCGCGGTGGCCGCCAACCGTGGTTCCAACGGCTCACCGGTGAGCGCTTGGCGTGGCCCCAGGTCGTCGGCCTCGGCGATTCGTCGTGCCGACTCGGCCCGGCTGATGCTCAGACGATCGGACAAGGCGTGGGTGAGTTTCCCGCCGAGTTCGTCGGAGGTGGCCTGCCGGGCGAGTTGGTTGATCATCTGGTGACCGGGCACGTGGAGTTTGCGTGTCTCGCGTTCGATCGCTTCGAGCAGGCCGAGGAGTTCCGGATTCGTCATCGACTCGTAGGAGTGCTGCTGGACACGGGAGACCGCCGCGCGCAACGCGTCGTAGTCCTGCTCGATCTGCTCCCGGCTCGCCAGGGTCATGGCCGGCGCTCTCGATGAGTGAATGGGCTGGTCAACTCATCACGAAGCGCGTCGAGTTGACCCGCAATTAGTACATAACGTTCGAGGACGGCGCGCAGCTCCGCGAGAGTCGGCGTGTCACCGGGCAGGGCGGCGTGACAATCGTCCGCCGCGTCGACCGCGTCGAGAATTTGACCTAGCCAGGCCAAGCTAGCTGTCGAACGCATGTTCGAAGGATAAACCCGGAGACTGACAAGTTTGCCGCCCGATAAACCCCTGAAACGTAAGTGGCGCAAGTGATTTTGTGGCTACCGTGGCTTTTCGTGGCCGCTGCGAAACAATGGGTACCGTGCCGAACCCGATTGACGGGAGGTGCAAACCTCATGGGCGCGTTGCTCACGGCCTGCAGCGGATTCCTGTTCGCGATCTTGTGGATGGACTTGATATTCGACGTGCAGGTGCTGCGCCACCGGTCCGCCGATGACGAATTGCCCGAGCCGGTCCTGGCCTCCGTCGCCGGCTATTACCACCGCGCGACCACCTCGTCGCGACCGATGAGCCGGCTGGTTGCGCTCGTCATGTTGACTCTGTTGGCCGCGTTGGGATTTCAATCAACCCGCGCGGAAGATCCCGGCTGGCTGTTGCTGCTGTCGGCGGGTCTCGCCGGCATCCCGACAATGCTGGCGTTGACGCAGACCGTGCCCGACGCAATCCGGCTGGGCCACCGCAGCGACAGTGCGCGCGAACAGAGTCGGCTGGCGCGATCGGTGTGCCGCGACCACCTCATCTGCGCCGGCTGCATGTTCGTCTTCCTCATGCTGTGGTTAGGCCGGGCCCTGGCGGCGTGACCGACTCGCGGCGACACGTCGTAGTCGCGGCGGGCTAGTCGGGGGCCCCTGGCCACGTCATCGCAGCAAGTATTAAACTAGAACACGTTCCAATTCGGCGAGCATCCCAGGAGTTGTAATGCATACCCCTATTTGCGACGAACTCGGCATCGAGTTCCCGATCTTCGCCTTCACCCACTGCCGCGATGTCGTGGTGGCGGTCAGCAAGGCCGGGGGGTTCGGCGTTCTCGGAGCCGTCGGCTTCACGCCCGAGCAATTGGAAATCGAGCTCAACTGGATCGACGAGAACATCGGCGACCACCCCTATGGCGTCGACATCGTCATTCCGAACAAGTACGAGGGCATGGACTCCAACCAGTCCGCCGAGGAACTGGCCGAGACGCTGCGCAAGATGGTGCCGCAGGAACACCTGGATTTCGGGAAGAAGATCCTCGCCGATCACGGCGTACCCGTCGAGGACAGTGACGGCGACACGTTGCAGTTGCTCGGCTGGACCGAGGCGACGGCCACGCCGCAGGTCGAGGTGGCGCTCAAGCACCCGAAGGTCAAGATGATCGCGAACGCGCTCGGCACTCCGCCCGCCGACATGATCAAGCACATCCACGATGCCGGCCTCAAGGTTGCCGCGCTGTGCGGATCGCCGTCGCAGGCACGCAAGCACGCCGATGCCGGCGTCGACATCATCATCGCCCAGGGCGGCGAGGCCGGCGGACACTGCGGCGAAGTGGGTTCCATCGTGCTGTGGCCGCAGGTCGTCAAGGAGGTGGCTCCGGTCCCCGTCCTCGGAGCGGGCGGCATCGGCAGTGGTCAGCAGATCGCCGCGGCCCTGGCGCTGGGCTGCCAGGGTGCCTGGACCGGTTCGCAGTGGCTGATGGTCGAGGAATCCTCGAACACCCCGGTTCAGCAGGCCGCCTACATCAAGGCGGGCAGCCGCGACACTGTCCGCAGCCGTTCCTTCACCGGCAAGCCCGCCCGGATGCTGCGCAACGACTGGACCGAGGCCTGGGAGCAGCCGGGCAACCCGAAGCCGCTCGGAATGCCGTTGCAGTACATGGTGTCCGGTATGGCGGTGCGCGCCACCAACAGGTACCCCAACGAGTCCGTCGACGTCGCCTTCAACCCCGTCGGGCAGGTGGTCGGTCAGTTCCAAAAGGTCGAGAAGACCTCGACCGTGATCGAGCGCTGGGTGCAGGAGTACTTGGAAGCGACGAACAGGCTCGACGAACTCAACGAGGCCGCCGTCGTCTAGCGGCGGCTACTCCTCCCCTACGTCGTAGTTGCCGCCGGTCAAGACCTCCTTGGTCTTGT
This Mycobacterium simiae DNA region includes the following protein-coding sequences:
- a CDS encoding HNH endonuclease signature motif containing protein — translated: MTLASREQIEQDYDALRAAVSRVQQHSYESMTNPELLGLLEAIERETRKLHVPGHQMINQLARQATSDELGGKLTHALSDRLSISRAESARRIAEADDLGPRQALTGEPLEPRLAATAAAQREGAIGTGQIAVIRQFFAALPSWVDVETQAIAERQLAQRGTEFRPEQLRKLADRLACCLNPDGIFTDTDRARRRGLTLGKQDIDGMSRLCGWITPEARATLEAVLAKLAAPGMCNPEDLAPIVDGAPGEEAIGRDSRSTSQRNHDGLNAALRAVLASGELGQHNGLLATIIVSTTLRELESSSGKALTAGGTLLPMSDVIRMARHAHHYLTIFDDGRAIGLYHTKRLASPGQRIVLHAKDRGCSAPGCEVPGYLCEVHHVDDYAVCRTTGMDNLTFACGPHHRLIKPGGWTTRKRTNGDIEWIPPPHQERGQPRTNTFHHPETLLCDDGP
- a CDS encoding nitronate monooxygenase; this translates as MHTPICDELGIEFPIFAFTHCRDVVVAVSKAGGFGVLGAVGFTPEQLEIELNWIDENIGDHPYGVDIVIPNKYEGMDSNQSAEELAETLRKMVPQEHLDFGKKILADHGVPVEDSDGDTLQLLGWTEATATPQVEVALKHPKVKMIANALGTPPADMIKHIHDAGLKVAALCGSPSQARKHADAGVDIIIAQGGEAGGHCGEVGSIVLWPQVVKEVAPVPVLGAGGIGSGQQIAAALALGCQGAWTGSQWLMVEESSNTPVQQAAYIKAGSRDTVRSRSFTGKPARMLRNDWTEAWEQPGNPKPLGMPLQYMVSGMAVRATNRYPNESVDVAFNPVGQVVGQFQKVEKTSTVIERWVQEYLEATNRLDELNEAAVV
- a CDS encoding alcohol dehydrogenase catalytic domain-containing protein translates to MRTVVVDGPRNIRIDTRPDPAVPGVGGAIVEVAAAGICGSDLHFYEADFPMPDPIALGHEAIGTVVDVGPDVRTVQPGDQVMVSSVTGCGSCPGCATRDPVLCYAGFQIFGGGLLGGAQADLLAVPAADFQLLKVPEGITTEQALLLTDNLPTGWAAAQRADIPLGGTVAVFGLGAVGLCALRSALFQGAATVFAVDQVDGRLHRAAGWGAAPIKAPAVEAILAATGGRGADAVIDAVATDASLTDALNAVRPGGTVSVVGVHDLNPFPLNALGCLIRSITLRMTTAPVQRTWPELIPLLQSGRLNVDGIFTTSLPLHEAAKGYATAQARSGDDVKVLLTP
- a CDS encoding flavin-containing monooxygenase, which encodes MRSPYSGRPFTTPTPEIAMALEDLSIPTLLLSLVHITGDPRFIREYKQMGIFLNEVQGFMSEEDKARARAEALTVITDYRDRGCPEPAPLSSDLIREMLDWAACEHVPDDYLPLVSEELDLDGLDPRRPAPIPAEQAADLPVLVVGCGESGLLAGIRLKQANIPFTIVEKNAGPGGTWWENSYPGARVDVANHFYCYSFEPNNDWSHFFAERDELQRYFTDVMKKHDLTEHIRWKTEVLAAEWDDDDGTWAVAVRGADGQITELRARALITAVGQLNRPQIPEFDGAASFAGPSFHSAAWDHSVDISGKRVALIGAGASGFQIAPAIAGDVAQLTVFQRTAQWMFPNAMYHDQVGDGVRWAMRHLPCYGRWYRFLVLWPGSDKGLDAAEADPNYADQQAAVSDINAAAAMMFSQWITSQVGDDEELLAKVMPDYPACGKRTLQDNGSWLQTLQRDNVDLVRTPIRKITAHAVVTDDGVAHDADVLVYATGFRHTDVLWPLKVVGRNGIDLHEMWGSRPYAYLGIMVPDFPNFFIIYGPGTHLAHGGSLIFQSELQMRYIDQCLKRLAEPGVHSIESTAEAAKDWHRRTQQQIKKMVWSHPAVKHSYFKNADGEIHTVSPWRLNEYWAAVREPDWSQLVVRHRNS
- a CDS encoding HAD family hydrolase, with amino-acid sequence MTRLSPADAIAEIVASSAGPSVGAIFDLDGTLVDGFTAAVHLGERIRRRQAGIGEVLGAFDAALRYRFGRLEFEHLIVRAASYLRGESLRDLDEVGERLFVERVAVRMYSHMRDIVEAHQQRGHTVVLSSSALSMQVLPVARFLGIRNVQCNHFELDERGRLTGDIVRPIVWGTSKASAVQQFCIDNGVALQRSYFYADGDEDAAAMSVVGFPRPVNPRSGLAAAAAVHGWPVMCLASVRRRRPRRALRYLANHVRRDARRDAD